From the Spiroplasma alleghenense genome, one window contains:
- a CDS encoding ABC transporter ATP-binding protein — protein sequence MLEVKRLWKVYKNGSGIRDVSFKINQGDLVAFVGSNGAGKTTTIKTIFKEIKSDTGSVKFRDKLIDRNSLRKMAFFPDSNNIPLDLKVNEYVEYVGLLYGIKNSEIDASRQKLMSMMGILSLGESYLKDLSAGEKKKAIMVATLIYKPELIIFDEPTANLDVKSKLEFIEIIKKLHKEGITIMITSHLIDELQLLSNWLIIIDNGKILYDKKFDNKTQSILKIHNSLIAEGENNLEELSSFYK from the coding sequence ATGTTAGAAGTAAAAAGACTTTGAAAGGTCTATAAAAACGGAAGCGGAATTAGGGATGTTTCATTTAAAATTAATCAAGGGGATTTGGTAGCTTTTGTTGGTTCGAACGGGGCAGGTAAAACTACCACCATTAAAACTATTTTCAAGGAAATTAAAAGCGATACTGGTTCAGTTAAGTTTAGGGACAAATTAATCGATCGCAATAGTTTGCGTAAAATGGCGTTTTTTCCAGATTCAAATAATATTCCTTTAGATTTAAAAGTTAATGAATATGTTGAATATGTAGGATTATTATACGGCATTAAAAATAGTGAAATTGATGCAAGTCGTCAGAAGTTAATGTCGATGATGGGAATTTTAAGTCTTGGTGAATCGTATCTTAAGGATCTTTCAGCTGGAGAAAAGAAGAAAGCTATTATGGTAGCAACTTTAATTTATAAACCCGAGTTAATCATCTTTGATGAACCAACTGCAAATCTTGATGTTAAATCAAAATTGGAGTTCATTGAAATTATTAAAAAATTACATAAAGAAGGCATCACAATTATGATTACAAGTCATTTAATTGATGAGCTTCAGTTGCTTTCAAATTGACTAATTATTATTGATAATGGTAAAATACTTTATGATAAAAAATTTGATAATAAAACTCAAAGCATTTTAAAAATTCACAATAGTTTAATTGCTGAGGGTGAAAATAATTTAGAAGAATTATCAAGTTTCTACAAATAA
- the scm1 gene encoding motility-associated protein Scm1 — protein sequence MRNKALTIATITSATAFLFCLITTFSLAPAINVEEVFQQLRPNGGEINQDYWSRVEGNVDNPFSLAYFALGFFSFNGMLNIGVSSSFGAFVIFLTILLPISAIFIFFFGGIYCYKILIDRTKQYRYDEIRHINRFIIYIAGISAIVFLLIGFIIFLPMESNLKESGLLTAWSGTHNDKVIVNTKLVHVFEFITALKFMFGATMTNILSPGVNDQLHEIGGAFSNANINESQMIAGLVFLIILTPIASILAINAIVFRFGAMYSNKSYQEIEHFHNWLDYRGIYTRREFREMIFHNIWFWVAVAGFGISVFIPGVFHRYSEPQDYIVTVVVLVIAVVTFIPTIVQKILINKIFKLPQHKIMFYQQLLLIFVGIIIQLVLWIGFKDIFNYPATFAVFIPILSITIGLISLTFFIKTKI from the coding sequence ATGCGTAATAAAGCTTTGACAATTGCAACAATAACATCAGCAACAGCATTTTTATTTTGCTTAATTACAACTTTTTCATTAGCACCAGCAATTAATGTTGAGGAAGTCTTCCAACAATTGCGACCAAATGGGGGAGAGATTAATCAAGATTATTGGAGTCGAGTTGAGGGTAATGTTGATAATCCATTTTCTTTAGCATACTTTGCTTTAGGATTCTTTTCATTTAATGGGATGTTAAATATTGGGGTTTCTTCAAGTTTTGGAGCTTTTGTAATATTTTTAACAATTTTACTTCCGATTAGCGCTATCTTTATTTTCTTCTTTGGAGGAATTTATTGTTATAAAATTTTAATCGACCGCACCAAACAATATCGCTATGATGAGATTCGTCATATCAATCGTTTCATCATTTATATTGCTGGTATTAGTGCGATTGTATTTTTACTAATAGGATTTATAATCTTTTTACCAATGGAATCAAATTTAAAAGAATCAGGTTTATTAACAGCTTGAAGCGGAACTCACAATGACAAAGTAATTGTTAATACTAAATTAGTTCACGTTTTTGAATTTATTACCGCTTTAAAATTCATGTTTGGTGCAACTATGACCAACATCTTAAGTCCTGGAGTTAACGATCAACTTCATGAAATTGGGGGAGCTTTTAGTAACGCTAATATCAATGAATCACAAATGATTGCTGGTTTGGTTTTTCTAATCATCTTAACTCCAATTGCTTCAATCTTAGCTATTAACGCGATTGTATTTAGATTTGGGGCGATGTATTCAAATAAAAGTTACCAAGAAATCGAACACTTCCACAACTGACTTGATTATCGCGGAATCTATACTCGTCGAGAATTTCGCGAAATGATCTTCCATAACATTTGATTCTGAGTTGCAGTAGCAGGGTTTGGAATTTCAGTTTTCATCCCAGGAGTATTTCATAGATATTCAGAACCTCAAGATTATATAGTAACAGTTGTAGTTCTAGTAATCGCGGTTGTGACATTCATTCCAACAATTGTACAAAAGATTTTAATTAATAAAATTTTTAAACTACCTCAACATAAAATTATGTTTTATCAACAGTTATTATTAATATTTGTTGGAATAATTATTCAATTAGTTTTATGAATTGGATTCAAAGATATCTTTAATTATCCAGCAACATTTGCGGTTTTCATTCCAATCCTATCAATTACAATTGGTTTAATTTCGTTAACATTTTTTATCAAAACTAAAATTTAA
- the recD2 gene encoding SF1B family DNA helicase RecD2: MNTKVFRGLLIKFLFINEMGWGIGLFLDENNKNQQMRIKGPIGQMRLKVVYEIQGFLDEHPKYGQSFEVQSFKVADSTTIKQAIAFWTSGLFPTVGAKTAQIIVENLGIDAAKKIRQDPDLIKTVPGVSEKVAQIIISVVSKVDAEQELLEIFTMNGLKVSFLQSMLKWHEDKNEISAILESNFYDYARKNNFQPFLEVDKVALYFGAEQYGPQRVGAWVYETINNILFTTGDTHTKKNILIEEVQKRLAISYDTIMAALVYCKEEKSLIFNDHKIYSFESWNDEELINNNLAKIKKREPLLNNNQIDFEDLLSQVEKEIGNNFKIDNFHYDEIQISALKAFIHNNIIILTGGPGTGKTMVINGMVRIFEKIYGSQNFALAAPTGRAASRIQETTGYKATTIHKLLKASGDDSFEVNETNPIFLDLIILDESSMLSNHLFSDFLRGTGQAKKLVLVGDVDQLPSVGYGNLFEDLIISKNFPTITLNKIFRQSEQNDIIELAAGISRGDTEEFKTKKLNNIDFLFSDNNQENIENMIKIYQNKIATQDVNNINHVQILAPFYKGDLGINIINNIIQENFNKNSKISGKIFKKGETKITTNDKVMYLKNDSVLEISNGDIGIIGLMKFENARFVEAICEFNGRDVNLKNANFAELTLGYGISVHKSQGSEYNNVILVLDPSANNHFLSKKIIYTAITRAKEHLYVIGGSQAFWNGLAKTTKPRNTTLVEKILKINQG, from the coding sequence ATGAATACAAAGGTTTTTAGGGGATTATTAATTAAGTTTTTATTCATAAACGAAATGGGTTGGGGAATCGGTTTGTTTTTAGATGAAAATAACAAGAATCAACAAATGCGAATTAAGGGCCCAATTGGACAAATGCGCTTGAAAGTGGTATATGAAATTCAAGGATTTCTTGATGAGCATCCAAAATATGGACAATCATTTGAAGTTCAAAGTTTTAAAGTGGCTGATAGCACCACAATTAAACAGGCAATCGCTTTTTGAACTTCAGGATTATTTCCAACTGTGGGGGCTAAAACCGCTCAAATAATTGTTGAAAATCTTGGAATTGACGCTGCTAAAAAAATTCGTCAAGATCCCGATTTGATAAAAACTGTTCCAGGGGTATCTGAAAAAGTTGCTCAAATAATCATTAGTGTTGTTAGCAAAGTTGATGCTGAACAAGAACTTCTTGAAATTTTTACTATGAATGGATTAAAGGTAAGTTTTTTACAATCAATGTTGAAATGACACGAAGATAAAAATGAAATTAGCGCAATTCTAGAATCAAATTTTTATGATTATGCAAGAAAAAATAATTTTCAACCATTTTTGGAAGTAGACAAAGTTGCGTTATATTTTGGAGCCGAGCAATATGGTCCTCAAAGAGTGGGGGCCTGAGTTTATGAGACAATTAATAATATTCTATTTACTACCGGCGACACTCATACTAAAAAAAATATTTTAATCGAAGAAGTTCAAAAGCGATTGGCAATTTCATATGATACCATTATGGCGGCTTTGGTTTATTGTAAAGAAGAAAAATCTTTAATTTTTAATGATCACAAAATTTACTCTTTTGAAAGTTGAAATGATGAGGAATTAATTAATAATAACTTAGCTAAAATCAAAAAGCGCGAACCCTTGTTAAATAATAATCAAATTGATTTTGAAGATTTACTTTCTCAAGTAGAAAAAGAAATTGGTAATAATTTTAAAATTGATAATTTTCATTATGATGAAATTCAAATCTCAGCTTTAAAAGCTTTTATCCATAACAATATTATTATTTTAACCGGAGGGCCAGGAACAGGTAAAACCATGGTTATTAATGGAATGGTTAGAATTTTTGAAAAAATATATGGCTCACAAAATTTTGCTTTAGCCGCTCCAACCGGAAGAGCTGCGAGTCGGATTCAAGAAACAACCGGTTATAAAGCTACAACAATTCATAAACTTTTAAAAGCAAGTGGTGACGATAGTTTTGAAGTTAACGAAACAAATCCAATATTTTTGGATTTAATCATCCTAGACGAATCAAGCATGTTATCTAATCACTTGTTTTCTGATTTCCTTAGAGGAACAGGGCAAGCGAAGAAATTAGTTTTAGTTGGTGATGTGGATCAACTACCAAGTGTTGGTTATGGGAATTTATTTGAAGACTTAATTATTTCAAAAAACTTTCCAACTATTACGCTAAACAAAATTTTTCGACAATCTGAGCAAAACGATATTATTGAGTTGGCAGCAGGAATTAGTCGTGGGGATACTGAAGAATTCAAGACTAAAAAGCTAAATAATATAGATTTTCTTTTTAGTGATAATAACCAAGAAAACATTGAAAATATGATAAAAATTTATCAAAATAAAATCGCGACACAAGATGTAAATAATATTAATCATGTCCAGATTTTAGCACCTTTCTATAAAGGAGATTTAGGGATTAATATAATAAATAATATAATTCAAGAAAATTTTAATAAAAATTCGAAAATTAGTGGTAAAATTTTTAAAAAGGGAGAGACGAAAATAACTACAAACGATAAGGTGATGTACTTAAAAAATGATTCTGTTTTAGAAATTTCTAATGGTGATATTGGAATAATTGGTTTAATGAAGTTTGAAAATGCCAGATTTGTTGAAGCTATTTGTGAATTCAACGGTCGAGATGTTAATTTAAAAAATGCCAATTTTGCTGAATTGACTTTAGGTTATGGAATTAGTGTCCATAAAAGTCAGGGAAGCGAATACAATAATGTCATCCTGGTTCTAGATCCAAGTGCCAATAACCATTTTTTAAGTAAGAAAATTATCTACACTGCTATAACCAGAGCTAAGGAACATTTATATGTAATTGGTGGATCGCAAGCATTTTGAAATGGTTTAGCCAAAACTACCAAGCCAAGGAATACTACATTAGTAGAGAAAATATTAAAAATTAATCAAGGATAA
- the parC gene encoding DNA topoisomerase IV subunit A, with protein MSKEEQNLLNEQGIIDYPLETIIGERFGRYAKYIIQERALPDVRDGLKPVQRRILYAMNELGITNDKQHKKSARIVGEVIGKYHPHGDGSVYDALVRMSQSWKLGSPLIDMQGNNGSIDGDSAAAMRYTETRLAKLSGLLLKDLEKNTVLFAPNFDDSEKEPTVLPAYFPNILANGASGIAAGYATNMPPHNLGEIIDATIALIDKPNLSLNDIFKIVKGPDFPTGGIARGFDGIQNAFETGKGRVFIQSKFHEENGHLVITEIPYEVVKQDLVRKIGEVVDANPGIGVKEVRDETDRTGLRIVIELGTDTDFEVTRKFLFKNTPLQVSYNYNNVVIVNKQPMQMGIILILKAYIEHHRITYTKRTEFELAKALKRLEIIEGLIKAISVLDEVIAIIRGSSNRGEAITNLIARFQFSDVQAGAIVDLRLYRLTSTDIVKLQEEQANLNAQISHFNLILKDEKAMNQEIIKNLKEIKDEFGVPRRTEIINEIEALDVEIKQTIVSKEFTIWISRDGYVKALEASQIGKFSFDEFKRRPNDLWISCVPATTLDHLILVSSAGVYYSIPVFKINPSKWKETGMHLNQIATMNGNDKIVAAFVVNDFQDAKQEILVASRNALIKRTPIEGMQTKMSSKAFKLMKLGDGDELVSASLVTSKTKFVTMVSENGFSVRYDIEEIPSASVTAKGVKSFSAKDEKIVAGKAFDNEDIVIITNKGNIKKIKADLVPMMNRPKKGVRLYPWNKKRDEFVKDLFPANANEVINLLDENDSVIQLNINSIKYSDLEEINNDLDMGDIDTAIIEKNYIIQTNDIPKMPRTSENESENEVETEKK; from the coding sequence ATGTCAAAAGAAGAACAGAATTTATTAAACGAACAGGGAATCATTGATTATCCGTTGGAGACAATTATTGGTGAGCGTTTTGGACGTTATGCTAAATACATTATTCAAGAACGTGCTTTACCTGATGTTCGAGATGGTTTAAAACCGGTTCAAAGAAGAATTCTTTATGCAATGAATGAATTGGGAATTACCAATGATAAACAACATAAAAAATCAGCCAGAATTGTTGGGGAAGTTATTGGTAAGTATCACCCCCATGGTGATGGATCAGTTTATGATGCGCTAGTTCGTATGAGTCAAAGTTGAAAATTAGGAAGTCCATTGATTGATATGCAAGGGAACAACGGTTCGATTGATGGAGATTCTGCTGCAGCGATGCGTTATACTGAAACACGTCTAGCAAAACTTTCAGGTTTACTATTAAAAGATTTAGAAAAAAATACAGTTTTATTTGCACCAAACTTTGATGATTCTGAAAAAGAACCAACAGTTCTGCCAGCTTATTTTCCAAACATTTTAGCCAACGGAGCAAGCGGAATTGCTGCTGGATATGCAACAAATATGCCTCCACATAACTTAGGTGAAATCATTGACGCAACAATTGCCTTGATTGATAAACCAAACTTAAGTTTAAATGATATTTTCAAAATTGTTAAAGGTCCTGATTTTCCAACTGGGGGAATTGCTCGTGGATTTGATGGTATTCAAAATGCTTTTGAAACTGGAAAAGGAAGAGTATTTATTCAATCAAAATTCCATGAGGAAAATGGACATTTAGTAATTACAGAAATTCCTTATGAAGTTGTAAAACAAGATTTAGTAAGAAAAATTGGAGAAGTGGTTGATGCTAATCCGGGAATCGGAGTTAAAGAAGTTCGTGATGAAACTGACCGTACTGGATTAAGAATTGTGATCGAACTTGGAACAGATACTGATTTTGAAGTTACTCGCAAGTTCTTGTTTAAAAACACTCCACTACAAGTTTCATATAACTACAACAATGTTGTTATTGTTAATAAACAACCAATGCAAATGGGGATTATCCTGATTCTGAAAGCTTACATTGAGCACCACCGAATCACTTATACAAAAAGAACAGAATTTGAACTTGCAAAAGCTCTAAAACGTTTAGAAATAATTGAAGGTTTAATTAAAGCGATTTCAGTTTTAGATGAAGTTATTGCAATTATTAGAGGATCGAGTAACCGTGGTGAAGCCATCACCAACTTAATTGCTCGATTCCAATTTAGCGATGTGCAAGCTGGAGCAATTGTTGATTTACGCTTGTACCGTTTAACTTCGACTGACATTGTTAAGTTACAAGAAGAACAAGCTAACTTGAATGCTCAAATTTCTCACTTTAACTTAATCTTAAAAGATGAAAAAGCGATGAATCAAGAAATAATTAAAAACTTAAAAGAAATTAAAGATGAATTTGGCGTGCCTCGCCGTACTGAAATTATTAATGAAATCGAAGCTTTAGATGTTGAAATTAAACAAACAATTGTTTCAAAAGAATTTACAATTTGAATTTCTCGAGATGGTTATGTAAAAGCTTTAGAAGCTAGCCAAATTGGTAAGTTTAGTTTTGACGAATTTAAAAGACGTCCAAATGACTTATGAATTTCTTGTGTACCAGCAACAACTTTAGATCACTTGATTTTAGTTTCATCAGCAGGGGTTTACTATTCAATCCCAGTATTTAAAATTAATCCAAGTAAATGAAAAGAAACCGGAATGCACTTAAACCAGATTGCTACAATGAACGGTAATGATAAAATTGTTGCTGCATTTGTAGTTAATGATTTCCAAGATGCAAAACAAGAAATTTTAGTTGCTTCAAGAAATGCTTTAATTAAAAGAACTCCAATTGAGGGTATGCAGACAAAAATGTCATCAAAAGCTTTCAAACTAATGAAACTAGGAGATGGTGATGAATTAGTTTCAGCTTCTCTGGTAACTTCAAAAACCAAGTTTGTTACAATGGTTAGTGAAAACGGATTCTCAGTTAGATATGACATTGAAGAAATTCCATCAGCTAGTGTAACTGCAAAAGGGGTAAAATCTTTCTCGGCTAAAGATGAAAAAATTGTGGCGGGAAAAGCGTTTGATAATGAAGATATTGTTATTATTACTAATAAAGGAAATATTAAAAAAATTAAAGCTGACTTAGTTCCAATGATGAATCGTCCTAAAAAAGGAGTGCGATTATATCCTTGAAACAAAAAACGCGATGAGTTTGTTAAGGATTTGTTTCCAGCTAATGCCAATGAAGTAATTAATTTATTGGATGAAAATGATAGTGTAATTCAGTTAAATATTAATTCAATCAAATATTCGGATTTAGAAGAAATCAATAACGATCTTGACATGGGTGATATTGATACTGCAATTATTGAGAAAAACTATATCATTCAAACAAATGATATTCCTAAAATGCCGCGCACTTCAGAAAACGAATCTGAAAATGAGGTTGAAACTGAAAAAAAGTAA
- the parE gene encoding DNA topoisomerase IV subunit B: MSEKKDLSYNEDSIQVLEGLDAVRKRPGMYIGSTDVRGLHHLVWEIVDNSIDEALAGYATEIQVVLEKNGSVTVVDNGRGVPTGKYRDTNQSTPEIIFSVLHAGGKFGGSGYKTSGGLHGVGSSVVNALSKKFKVQINRDGQIYSIKFEKGGKLAEPLTVIGQTKTTGTKVNFLPDEEIFSTTKFSFSTISERLKESALLNSGLKIKLRDERSDKQVEYFFEDGLVEFVKELTTNQKPITSPILIKGAAEEIEVEICLRYTEDYNETVLGFANNVKTADGGTHVSGFRTGLIKALNEYGKSANLIKEKDRKLDSTDIKEGLSAVVTVKIPENLIQYEGQTKGKLGTSEAKTATEAITNQHFSFWLQENKTVAVIIIEKALLARKARDEARKARQAIRDSKNKSKTRGMLGKLTPAQGKNKDRNELFLVEGDSAGGSAKSGRDRTFQAILPLRGKVINAEKTKLIDLLKNEEINTIITAIGAGIGSDFDIDDVNYGKVVIMTDADTDGAHIQVLLLTFFFRYMKELIQNHKVYLALPPLYKLTSTSKKSDFYYVWDEEELAGILKSSKTKYEIQRYKGLGEMNAEQLWETTMDPAKRKLILLTIEDALVAEKAFRTLMGDDAEIRKEWIEENVKFTLEDDQTELISN; the protein is encoded by the coding sequence ATGTCAGAAAAAAAGGACTTATCATATAACGAAGATAGTATTCAAGTCTTAGAGGGACTTGATGCTGTTAGAAAAAGACCTGGGATGTACATCGGTTCAACAGATGTAAGAGGTTTGCATCATTTAGTGTGAGAAATTGTTGATAACTCAATCGACGAGGCGCTAGCGGGTTATGCGACCGAAATTCAAGTTGTTTTAGAAAAAAATGGTTCAGTTACTGTTGTTGATAATGGTCGTGGAGTTCCTACGGGAAAATACCGTGATACAAATCAATCAACACCAGAAATCATTTTCTCAGTTTTGCATGCTGGGGGTAAATTTGGTGGTAGTGGTTATAAAACTTCTGGTGGTTTACACGGAGTTGGATCATCAGTTGTTAATGCTTTGAGTAAAAAATTCAAAGTTCAAATTAATCGCGATGGACAAATTTATTCAATTAAATTTGAAAAAGGTGGTAAGTTAGCTGAACCACTAACAGTTATTGGTCAAACAAAAACTACTGGAACAAAAGTTAACTTTTTACCAGATGAAGAAATCTTTTCAACAACAAAGTTTAGTTTTTCAACAATTTCAGAAAGACTTAAAGAATCAGCATTACTTAATTCAGGATTAAAAATTAAATTGCGTGATGAACGAAGCGACAAGCAAGTTGAATATTTTTTCGAAGATGGTTTGGTCGAGTTTGTAAAAGAATTAACTACAAATCAAAAACCAATTACTAGTCCAATTTTAATCAAAGGGGCTGCTGAAGAAATTGAAGTAGAAATTTGTTTAAGATATACTGAAGACTATAATGAAACAGTATTGGGTTTTGCAAATAACGTTAAAACTGCTGATGGGGGTACTCATGTTTCTGGATTTAGAACAGGGTTAATCAAGGCTTTAAATGAATACGGAAAATCAGCAAATCTTATTAAGGAAAAAGACCGAAAATTAGATTCAACTGATATCAAAGAGGGATTAAGCGCAGTTGTTACTGTTAAAATTCCAGAAAATCTAATTCAGTATGAGGGTCAAACCAAAGGTAAACTTGGAACAAGTGAAGCAAAAACAGCTACTGAAGCAATTACTAATCAACACTTTAGTTTTTGATTGCAAGAGAATAAAACCGTTGCTGTTATAATTATTGAAAAAGCACTTCTTGCTCGTAAAGCTCGCGACGAAGCTCGTAAAGCTCGTCAAGCAATTCGAGATTCAAAAAATAAATCTAAAACTCGCGGAATGTTGGGAAAACTGACTCCTGCACAAGGTAAAAATAAAGATCGTAATGAATTATTTTTAGTCGAAGGGGATTCAGCTGGAGGAAGTGCAAAATCTGGAAGAGATCGTACTTTCCAAGCAATTCTTCCATTAAGAGGTAAGGTAATTAATGCTGAAAAAACAAAATTAATTGATTTACTAAAAAATGAGGAAATCAATACTATAATTACAGCTATTGGAGCTGGAATCGGTTCAGACTTTGATATTGATGATGTAAACTATGGAAAAGTTGTTATCATGACGGATGCTGATACTGATGGAGCTCATATTCAAGTATTGTTACTAACTTTCTTCTTCAGATATATGAAAGAGCTAATTCAAAATCATAAAGTTTATTTAGCATTACCACCACTTTATAAATTAACTTCAACAAGCAAGAAAAGTGATTTCTATTATGTTTGAGATGAAGAAGAATTAGCAGGGATTTTAAAATCTTCAAAGACTAAGTATGAAATTCAAAGATACAAAGGGCTTGGAGAAATGAATGCCGAACAACTTTGAGAAACAACAATGGATCCAGCTAAAAGAAAATTAATTTTATTAACAATCGAAGATGCACTAGTGGCAGAAAAAGCATTTAGAACTTTAATGGGTGATGATGCTGAAATTCGTAAAGAATGAATTGAAGAAAACGTTAAGTTTACTTTAGAAGATGATCAAACAGAACTAATTAGCAACTAA
- the udk gene encoding uridine kinase, with amino-acid sequence MENKKTNIIIISGGSASGKTTVAKRIANDILKGKSVINLSMDSYYRDFKEVGKDKTKDINFDHPDSIDVELLVSDLKKLQNGQAIDSPVYDFTTSSRLSETKHIEPADVIILDGILALHVEQIRELGDIKIFIRTHDDIRLIRRITRDMKDYGRKFDDIVNKYLQTVRPMHEYFVEPSIKYADIIIPYYEGNEVAVDMIATKIESLLKSRDK; translated from the coding sequence ATGGAAAATAAAAAGACAAACATTATTATTATTTCTGGGGGAAGTGCTAGTGGAAAAACAACAGTTGCCAAGAGAATTGCCAACGACATCCTTAAGGGCAAATCAGTAATAAATTTATCTATGGATAGTTATTATCGTGATTTTAAAGAAGTTGGTAAAGATAAAACTAAGGACATCAACTTTGATCATCCTGACTCAATTGACGTTGAATTATTGGTATCAGATTTAAAAAAGCTTCAGAATGGACAAGCGATAGATTCACCAGTTTATGATTTCACAACAAGCTCAAGATTAAGTGAAACTAAGCATATTGAACCAGCTGACGTTATAATTCTTGACGGTATTTTAGCACTTCATGTTGAACAAATTCGCGAACTAGGAGATATAAAGATTTTCATCAGAACTCATGATGATATTCGCTTAATCAGAAGAATTACTCGTGACATGAAAGATTATGGTCGTAAATTTGATGACATTGTTAATAAGTACTTGCAAACAGTTAGACCAATGCATGAGTATTTTGTGGAACCAAGCATTAAATATGCTGATATTATAATTCCATATTATGAAGGAAATGAAGTTGCAGTTGATATGATTGCAACTAAAATTGAAAGTTTGCTAAAAAGTAGGGATAAATAA